In the genome of Fundidesulfovibrio magnetotacticus, the window TGAAAATAATTCCTTGTGATGTGCTTATGGATGAAAGGTCTGTTTCAATTTTTTTTAAGAGTGACGCAATGAGTTTTCGTTTTTCACGAAATAGAAAGATTGTGCAAAATGCAAGCGGTGTAAAGTAGAGTTCTTTAGTGGTGTATATTCCTAAAAAGTAGGCTCCAAGGTTAAGTGTGTAGCCAATTGCTGAAGCCTTGAATGTGCATATGAAATGGTTTCCGGATTGCCTGGGGCTTGTCGAGAGAATCGCAAGGCCAGGCACCAACCAAAAGATGATGTAATAACCGAGTCCAAAGAGTAGTGTGTTCGCTGGAATTTTGAAAATGTACGCATAAATCTCGAATGTGCATAATATGGAGAGGGCGAAAAGGATCGGCTTTCGGTGAGTTGTTTGTGTGTTCTTGCCTTTTGTTGTTGTTTTGGTGGGATAGTTGTTGTGGCCAGTTACTTTAGAGCAAGATGAGGGCCGCGGTTGATCGTTTATGTTGAGCATTTTAGTACAACATCATGGATGCTAAATGGATTTCAAAAGTTGTTGGTGAAGTGATCGGCATACCAGGCCAGGGTGCGCTCCAGGCCCGCCTCGAAGCCCACCTTAGGGGAGGCGCCCAGGGCCCTCACCTTGGCGATGTCCGGGCAGCGCCGGGGTGTACCGCCGGGGCGCAGGGGCCCGGGAACCACCGTGACCTTGATCCCGTACACGCGGGCCATGGCCTCCACAAGGTCCAGGATGGAGCGCTCGGCCGTGTCGCCTATGTGGTAGATCTCCCCGGCCCCACCCTTCTCGGCGCACGCGATGATCTGCTCCACGGCGTCGTCCACGAAGCAGAAGGCGCGCGTCTCGGTGCCCTGGCCCTGGATGGGCAGGTCGATAGCCTTCTTCGTGAAGCCCGCCGAGAGGTCGAACATCTTGCGGGCCAGCTCGGGGACCACGTGCTCGAAGCCCATGTCCGGGCCGAAGACGTTGTGGGGCCTGAAGATCACGCCCTCCACGGAGGAGGCCCGCAGGTAGTTGAGCGTGAGCAGCTCGCTGATGATCTTGCCGCCCGCGTAGGAGTAGCGGGGGTTGGTCACGTCGGGCAGGAGGATGCGCTCGGTCTCGTCGGTGGGCACGCGCTCGGGGGTCTGGTAGACCTCGGAGGAGGAGGCCAGCACGTAGCGCTTCACGCCCTTCTCCAGGGCGGCCTTGAGCGTGGAGAGCGCGCCGCGCGTTCCCACGTCCAGCACCTGGTCGGGTATTTCGTAGAAGTGTCGCGTGCCGTTGATGAAGGCCAGATGGTGCACGGTGTGCACGCCCTCGGTGGCACGGGCCACCTGGGCCTCGTCGCGGATGTCGCCCTCCACCATTTCCAGCGCGCCCTTGGCCGTGGCGAGGCGGTGGTTGCGCCCCCGGAAGTTGTTGTCGAAGACGCGCACGGCGTGGCCACGGTCCAGGAGGGCCAGGGTGAGGGCCGAGCCGATGAAGCCCGTGCCGCCGGTGACGAGTTGCAGGGGACGCGTCATAAAGGCGCTCCTAGCGGCCCACGCCCACGGCGGCGTAGAGGATGCCGTGGGGAGCCTGGGACTTGAGATGGGGAAACATGCGCCAGGCGTCGTAGAACACGGTGGGCCGGGCGGCGAGGCCGAAGAGTCTGGGGAGGTCCCAGCGAAGGTAGGAGGGGTGGTTGTTCATCACGAACACTACGTCGGCGTCCTTGAACCCCTCCTCGATCGACACGGGACCGGCTCCCAGCGCGGCGATCTCCTCCGGCGGCACAAGGGGATCGTAGCCCTGCACGTTGGGGCAGCGGGCCAGGAGTTCGCGCAGGAAGAAAAGGGTGGTGGAGTCGCGGGTGTCGCTGGTCTCGGGGTGTCCCTTGAAGGCGAACCCGGCCACGAAGGCCTTGCAGGAGGCCAGGTCCTTGCCCTGGGCCGCCAGCATGGTCCCGGCCCTGCCCACGATGTCCGCGGGCCCGGCCTCGTTGACCCGGCGGGCCGAGGCGATGAGCGGGGCCTCCAGGCCGTGTTCCTGGAAAACGGCGCTCAGGATGTAGGGGTCCTTGGTGAGGCAGGGGCCGCCCACGCCGGGGGAGGGGCGCGGGATGTCGTTGCGGTCGTAGTTGAGGTTCACCGCGTCGATGATGGCGTGGATGTCCAGGCCGAGGGGTTCGGCCACCTGGGCCACCTGGTTGGCGAAGGCGAAGCGCACGTCGCGGTAGACGTTGTCCATGAGCTTGCACATCTCGGCCGCCTCCAGGCCGTCCACGCGCACGATGGTGGGCGTGTATTCGTTGAAGAGGCGGCTGGCCAGCTCGGCGCTGCGTTCGTCGAGCCCGCCCACGATCTGGGGCAGGTGGGTGAGCTCCTTGAGCGCGCGGCCCTCGGCGGTTCGCTCGGGGCAGTAGGCCACGTGGAAGTCCTGTCCGGCCTTGAGGCCGCTCACGGCCTCCAGTTCGGGGATGACCACCCGGCGCGTGGTGCCCACCTGCACGGTGGAGCGCAGGATCACCAGGGCGTCGCGGGAGAGGGAGCGGCCCACGGCCGTGGCGGCCTTGCGGATGTAGTCCAGCCCGGGCTTCTTGGTGGCGGGGTCCACGGGGGTGCCCACGGTGATGATGAAGATGTCGGCGTTCACCTGGGCCAGGCTGTCCACCAGGCGCAGGCGTTTGCCCACGTGCCGGTCCAGGAAGCCCTGGATGCCGGTCTCGAAGAAGGGGGGCTCCTTGGCGGCCAGCTTGTCCAGCAGGGGGCGGTTCACGTCGAACCCGGCCACGGTGAAGCCGTGCTCGGCCAGCACCAGGGCCAGGGTGAGGCCCACGTAGCCCAGGCCCAGGATGGCCACGGACTTCTGCCGAATGTTCAGGAAGCCGTATTCGGAGCTGGCCAGGTCGATGAGGCCGGTGAGCCTGCCGTGGGCGTCCACCTGCGGGATCAGGTTGATCTTGCGCCCGATGAGCTTCTTGGCCTCGTGCACGTCCACGTCGTGCCCCACGGTGACGGGGTCGGCGTTGAGGTGTCCGCGCGCGGGCGCGTCCAGGGGGACGCCGGCGCGCACGAGGCGTAGCACGTCGCCCTGGGTAAGGATGCCCATGAGGCGGTCGTTGTCGTCCAGGCAGAAGGCCACGCGGCGTCCGCCGGCCAGTATGCGGTCGATGGCCTCGGCCAGGGTTCCGGCGGGGCCGAACATCATCTTGCGAAGCGATGGGTCCATGGTGTGGGTGCCGTCCTTTGTCACAGGGCGTCCTTAATGACTTCGAGCGTCCGACGCAACACCGCAGGAGGGAGCCTGCGCGACTCCAGGGTGAACACGGCCCTCGTGCCCCGCAGCCTGGGCAGCACGTCCAGCTGCCAGTCGCCGCGCTCCAGGGGCAGGTGGTCGTCGGCGAGGCCGGTGTTGGCCGAGAGGTGCACCTCGCGCAGGCGGGGGGCCAGCGTGTCCAGCAGGCGGTCCAGCTCCCGGTCGCGGTCGAAGCCCAGCACCCGGGCCGAGACGTTCCAGTGCCCCAGGTCCAGCAGGAAGCCCGTCCCGGCGGGCAGGGCGTCGAAGGTCTCCAGGAGTTCCCGGCGGGTGTTGCACAGGCTGGTCACCTCGCCGGGCTTGGGGAAGAGGTTCTCCACAACCAGGGGGATGCCCGCGACGTCGGCCAGGGCCTGGAGCCTGGGGAAATTGGCCAGGAACCGCGAAAGGGTTTTTTCCATGGAGGCCTGCTCGCCGTCGAAGGCGAAGTGGCCGTCGGGCAGCTCGCGGCCGTCGCGGCGGTAGCCCGGGTGGAACGACCAGTGGGGGGCTCCGGCCAGGGCGCAGGCGGCCAGGGCGTCGCGGGCCAGGTCAAGGCAGCGCTCCAGGATCGCGGGATCGGCCGTTGCGAAGTTGAGCACGAAGGGCGCGGGCGGGGGCGGATAGTAGTTGTGCACGAGCACATGGCGCACTCCGGCGACGTGCACGGCCCGGGCCAGGGCGGAGAAGCCCTCCAGGTCCATGGGCGGGCCTCCGCTGAACTCCACGGCCTCGATGCCCTCCAGGTCCGGGAGACGGGCGGGGTCCACGAGGGGCTCGGGAAAGACGGTGGTGGAGACGGCAATCGTCATGGTAAGCTCCTTGCGGGGCGAGGCGCGTCTAGCGGGCGAGCCTGGCCTCAAGGGCCGGGTGGGAGAGGGTTTTTCCGTAGGGGGTGCGTCCTGGCTGGAGGGACGTGACGGGTTTTCCCGCTGCCAGGGCCGCGTGGAGGGCCGTGGAGGTCATGCCGTAGACGTGGTCGGCGGCGGCCAAAAGCTCTTCCAGGGGTCCCTCGGCCAGCACGGCGCGCCCGGCCAGGAAGGCTTCCATCTCGGCGCGGTTTTGCCTGGGGTGGAGTTTCACGGCGGCAGCCTCTCCCGGGGCCGTGTGGCAGGCGAGAAAGACCTCCAGGGCCGTGAACTCGTCGTAGCCCGGGTCCAGGCGGTTGGTGCGGTAATAGTCCTGGCGCACGGGCTCGGTGAGGAAAAGGCGCAGGGTGCGGCCCTCGGCCCCCAGGACGCGGCGCAGCTCCCGGCGGCGCTCGGCGCTCACGGCGCGCACGGCCAGAGCCTGCTCCTCCAGAGCGGGGTGGCCCAGCACGAACACACGCTCCGCCAGGTCCGGCGGGGCCACGTCGGCCAGGGCCTCCAGGACCAAGCCCTTCTGGTAGGCGTCGATGACGCCGATGCGCCCGGGCAGGGCGGTCTCGCCGGTGTCCGGGTCCACGAAGTTCACGCGGTGGTTCTTCCAGGAGTCGAAGGCGAAGAGCGTGGGCAGGCCCATGGCCCGGCAGGCCGGGAGCATGGCCCGGTTGCGGTGGAATTCGCTGCGCGCCGCGTAGAGCAGAAGCCGCGCCCCGGCGGCCTGCTCCAGGCTGTCGATGCGCGCCGCGCCCATGGGGGGCGCGGCGTTGGCCGCGCACCAGCCTTCCAGCAGGCAGTCCACGCGGACGCCCAGGTCCAGGAGCCTGCGGCCCAGGCGCGAGAGCACGGCCCAGCCGCCGGGGTCGCAGCACAGGAGCACGGCGTGGTCCACGCCCGCGAAGGCGCGCTCGGAGTCGTTTCCGTGCTCAGCCTGCCTGGACATTCTTGAGGATGGCCGCGAACTCCCGGGAAAAGACCACGTGGAAGTCCTGCGTGAAGGAGTCCAGGCCTTTGTAGGTGTCGGGCGCGGAGGGGATCTCGCAGGTCTCGCAGGGGTAGTCCACGCTGCGGCAGTAGGAGAACTCGCGGTCCAGGTGGGACTGGCGGAAGCGCAGCATGGCCTCGGAGTTCCAGACGTTCATGAGGTCGTAGTCGGGGTCGTCGGCGTTGCCCACGTTGAAGTTGGTCTTGAAGTCGTAGGGGCAGGGGTTGATGGTGCCGTCGAGCCGGTAGGACAGGAAGAACCAGGGGAAGGCGCAGCCCGAGTGGCGGGTGAAGTCCTTGCCGCCAAGCTTGGCCTTGATGGAATCGAGGGACTCGTCGGCCATGCGGGAGTCGCCCTGGATGGAGTAGAGGGGGGTGACGAAGGCCCGGTCCACCCTGGGGGTCCAGAACTTCACGAACTCCGCGCTCTCGTGGCGGTTGATGCTCGACTCCACGCTCATGACGTTGATGTAGCAGCGCGAGCCATACTCCTTGTTGAGCTCCACCAGCCCCAGGAGGTTGGCCTTCACCTTGTCGTAGAGGTCCACGCCGGTGATCTGTTTGTAGGTCTCGCGGGAGTGGGCGTGCAGGGAGAACTGGATCTTGCGGATGCCCGCCTTGAGGAGCTTGCGGGCGTAAGCCTCGTCGAGCAGGCCGCCGTTGGAAATGATGGCGCAGCTCATGCCCTTGCTGGAGGCGTATTCCACGAAATCCGGGAGCTGGCGGTTCATGAGGGGTTCGCCGCGCCCGATGAGGTTGATGGGGGCCTTCACGTGGTATTTGGCCAGGGAGTCCAGGATCACGCGCCAGCGCTCCATGGGCATGTAGCCCTGGTCGCCGCGCAGGGCCTTGTCGGTGCACATGGCGCACTTGAGGAAGCACTTGTTGGTGGGTTCCACATAGATGTGGTTGGGCGGCACGGGGCAGAAGGCCTGCCGGTCCAGGATGGCCTGGCGGCGCCGCATTTCTTCCTTGAGGGTGTCTTCCAGGAGGTCCTGAAGTCTGATGGCCATGTGATCGGTCCTTGGAGCCCGGCGTCAGATGCGCACGCCGGGCTGCTTGATGGATTTTTGCACGGCGGGATTGCCCGCCGCCACCGCCCCGTCCGGGAAGGAACCCTTCACAACGGACTGCGCCCCCACCACCACGCCCCGTCCCAGGCGCACGCCGCGCAGGATCCGCGCGCCCGCGCCGATCCAGCACTGGTCGTCCACGTGGACGCCCGCGCCGACGGCCTCGTTGGGGTCCATGGTGGTGCGGTGGAAGTTGGTGTCGAAGATTTCCACGTCCCAGGAGATGGCGCAGTTGGCTCCGATGTGCACCTCGGTTTCGGCGAAGACGCGCGAGTTGAAGGCCACGTAGCTGCCCTCGCCGATGTGCACGCGCGCTCCGGGGAACACGTTGACGCGCACCCCCGCGAAGAGGTTCACGCTGCCCCCGAACGAGAGCGTGCCGCCCGCCTGCACGCGGACCACGGCCCGGCCGGGGTCGCGCACGTGCTCCCACTCGGGGGGCATGTAGCCCACGCGCACCAAGGCGTGCGGGGCCAGCTCCACGCGGCCGCCCGGGTCCACCACGATGCGCGAATCGCCGCAGAAGACCACGGCCGAGCGGCCCCCCCCGTGGGCGCGCGAAAAAGAACAACTTCTGAGCGCCGCTGTCAAGCTCGATCCGTGGAGCCTGCGCCAGCCCTCCCACAGGGCGCGCAGGCGCGCGACGCGCCCCGCCGGGAAGGGCCTGAACTCCATGGCTCCCGTGAGCCCCGCGTGGGCGGCGGCCGGCACCCGGGCCAGGAGGAAGGCGTCCACCTCCTGGTAGCCCTGGCCCTGGTTCTTGTAGAGGGCCACGGCCAAGTCGGCGCGGGGCAGCTCCGCCAGGGCCGTGGCCGGGACGGCCAGGTTGAAATCGCGGAAGGGGTAGGGGGTCACGCTGCACAGGCGGGAGAGGGTCTCGCGGCAGTGCTCGAACACCCCGGGCTGGGCCAGCAGGGTGATGCGCGCCCCGGGGAAGCGTCCGGCCAGGGCCTCCAGGCCCGCGCGCGTCAGGGCCAGGTCGGCCGAGCGCAGCACCGTGATCGTACGCACGGCGTTCACGGGAGCGCCTCGTCGGCCAGATAGGAGAAGTCCACCTCTTCCAAGCGCGTGGCGAAGGCCTCCTCGAAGCGCGCCGTGGAGATGGCCGCGCGCGCCCGGATGCCGCGTTCCTCCAGCACCAGCGCCTCTTCGCCCGCGCCCAGGGCCGAAAGCACCAGGCGGCCCACCTCCAGGTAGGAGAGGTTGCGGGCGCAGCCCATGTTGAACGTGCCCGCGCGCGGCGCATCGAGCACCGCCGCCAGGCCCCGGGCCACGTCGCGGGCGTGCACGAAGTTGCTCACGCGTTCGCCGCGCCCAAAGAGCGTGACGCGCCCCGTCTCGCGCCATTCCCCGGCCAGCAGGGCCACCAGCCGGTCGGGCTGCATGCCCGGGCCGTAGGCCTGGGTGAGGCGCAGGTTGGTTACGGTGCTGGAGCGGCCCAGGTGGAAATTGAAGAGCGCCTCCGAGTCGAACTTGGCCAGCCCATAGAGCCCTTCGGTGTTGCCCGAGGGGTCCACGGGCGAATCCTCGGTGAAGAGGCCGTCGCGCACCGGGTACACGGCCAGGCTGGAGAAATTGACCACGTGCGCGGGCGCCAGGGTCTGGGTGAGACGCAACGCGCCCAGGGTGAGAGCCTGGTTGGCGTGGTAGACGCCCATGTCGCGCGCGCCGCCCGGGGGGCAAAGCGCGGCTGCGAGGTGGACCAGGGCCTCGACCCTCGCTCCGCCCAGGGCCTCCGCCACGGCTTCGGCCAGGCTTTGCGCGGCGGCGGGGTCCGCCAGGTCGGCCCGGAACACGTCCGGCCCCTCCAGGGCGCCGCGCGGTGAGGCGATGCGCAGGACGCGGTAGTGCTCCTCCAGGGCGGGGAGCACGCTTCGCCCCAGGAACCCCCCGGCTCCGGTGACCAGCAGGGCGGGCTTCACGCGCCCTCCGGCACGTAGAGTTCTTCCCAGAAGCGCAGCACGCGCCCGAAGCGGGGCGTGAACGCGGGCAGGGGCAGGCCCAGCAGGGACTTGAGCGCCATCTCGGGCTCGTTGACCCCGAACTGCGTGCGCATGGCCGTTGAGCCCGAGAAACGCAGGTTGATCTCGAAGAGCCGGGGCCGGCCCGCCGCGTCCAGGCGCAGCTGGAGGTTGGCCGGGCCGAAGGGGTCCAGGGACAGGGCCGTGCGGCGCACGAAGTCCTCCACGGCGGGCGGGGTGGCGCGGTCGTGCCAGGCGGCGTTGGTGTTGCCGTCGCGCAGGGTGCGGCGCAGGCAGATGATGGAGCGCGCCTCCCCCCCGAACACCAGCACGCCGCAGGTGTATTCGGTCTCGCGCGAGCCCACCTCCTCCTGGATCATCAGCCCCTGGCCGACGGACAGGGCGGCGTCCAGCTCGGCGCGGGAACGCACCACGCGCAGGCCCTTGCTCCCCGTGCCCGTGCGCGGCTTGACCACCGCCGGATAGGTCACGGCGTCGGCCTCCTCGGGCAGCCAGGTGGCGGGCGGGTCCAGGCCGTGATCGCGCAGGAAGAGATACGTGAGGTATTTGTCCTCGCAGCGCGCCACGGTTTCGGGGGGGCTCACCAGCACGGTGCAGCCGGTGCGCTCCCGGATCACCTCGCGGTATTTGGCCAGAAGCGGCAGCTCGAAGCCGATGCCCACCAGGAGGATGGCTAGGCCGCGCTCGAGGATGCGCGCCATGAGGGCCTCCAGCCATTCTTCCTCGGTGACCCCGGGGCGCAGGATGTCGGGCAGCAGGAACGTGGGCTTGACCCACTGCGCGCCCACCGTGCCGGGCACATAGTCGAAGCCCGTGAGCTCCACGCGGCCGTCCAGGTCGCAGGCGCGCAGGGATTTGACGATGCCCTGGCCCACCAGGGAGTTCACGCAGGTGATGCCCACCCTGAAATCGGCCATGCTCAGGCCTCCTCGCCGAAGAGTTCGCGAGCGAGAAGCCGCGAGCACTCGCCCAGCGTGTCGATGTGGTGCGAATCGGAGCCGATGGAGACCGGCGGGTCGAAGCGGGACATGAGCTCCAGGAGCGGCCGCAGCAACGGGCGGTGGTAGCGGCTGTTCACCTCCATGGGGAAGCCGTGGGCCGCGCAGGCGCGCACGATGTCTTCCAGGAAGGCCAGGGGGAACTGTCCGTGGTAGGCGAGCGACATGCCTCCCGCGTGGCCCAGGAGCGTGGCACGGCCCGCCTCGGCGGCGGCCACGGCCAGGTCGCGCTCGGCGCGGGCCAGGGTGGGGGCGTCCAGGGAGGAGGGGGGCGCGAGGCCGCCGCCCGGCAGGGGGATGGAGTGCACGCTCACGATCACCGCGTCGGCGCGTTCCAGGGCGGCGGGGGGAATGTCCAGGCCGCCCCGAAGGTCCGTCGCCTTGGCCTCGAACCCGGCCAGCACCCGGAGGGTTTCCTCCTTGCGCGCGAGACGGCCCATCTCGTCCAGGTAGCGGGGGCAGTAGTCGGAGGCGGCGCGCACGTGGTCGGTGAAGAGCACCCGGGAGAGGCCCAGCTCCCGGGCCCGCTCCAGGCAGGCTTCGGGGGCGGCGTGGCCGTCGGTCCAGGTGGTGTGCAGGTGCTGCTCCACCAGGAGGTCGGCCCGCGTCAGGCGCGAGAAGCGGGGGAAGAGGGCCGCGGGATCAGGCATCGTCCACCTGGGAGAGGTCGAAGAGGTCTTCCTCGGCCATGTCCACCTTGAGCCGCCTGCCCAGGAGGCGGTGCAGTTCGCTGGGGGGCAGGCCCGTGCCGGGGCGCTTGGCGGTCACGTCGTCCAGGGTGAGCAACGCGCCCGCCTTGAGCGGCCGCGCGGCCATGAGCGAGCGGCGCATGTTGGCGGCGTTGGCCAGCTCCTCGGGCTGCACGGTTTTCTCCGCGCTGCCCAGGGCGGCCTCCACGTCGCGGATCTGGCGCACCATCTCGGCCAGCTCGTGGGGCTCGATGGAGGCGGCATGGTCCACGCCGGGGAGGTTGCGCGAGAGGGTGAAGTGCTTCTCCACCATGGCCGCGCCCAGCGCCGCGGCGGCCACGGGCACGTGGATGCCCTGGGAGTGGTCGGAGAAGCCCACGGGCACGCCGTAGCGGGCCTTGAGGGTCTCCATGACGCGCAGGTGCAGCTGGGCGTAGGGCGCGGGGTACTGGGAGGTGCACTGGAAGAGGGCCAGCGGGCCAGAGTTGCGCTGCGCGAGCAATTCCACGGCGTGGTCCACCTGCTCCAGGGTGGACATGCCCACCGAGAGCAGCACCGGCAGCCCGGTGTCGGCCAGGGCGCTGAGGAGGTAGTCGTTGTTCAAGTCCGCCGAGGCGATCTTCACGGCCTCGGCCCTGATGTCCGTGAGGATGCGCAGGCCCTCGATGTCGCAGGCGGTGGAGAGGAAGGCGATGCCCTGCTCCTCGCATTCGTCCCGGAGCATGGCGAACTGCCCGGTGGAAAATTCCAGGGAGCGCGACCACTCGATCTTGGACATCTCGCCGATGCGCCCGGAGAAGTAGCCCGGCTTGCTGGAATGGCGGGATTCGCTGGCGGAAGTCCGGTGCGTCTGGAACTTCACGCAGTCGGCCCCGGCCTCTTTGGCGCGGCGCACCAGCTCCAGGGCCAAGTCGAAGGCTCCGTTGTGGTTGATGCCGGCCTCGGCGATGACGAAGCAGCCCTTGCGGCGGACGATGTGGCGTTCAAACCAGTTCATGGAGCGCCTCCAGGAGCGCCCGGCAGACCAGGAGGTCCTTGGGCGCGTCGATGTCGATGGAGTAGAGGGGGTCGGTTTCCAGCAGGCGCATGCGCTCGCCGTAGGGCGGCTTGGGGCCGAGCACGGCGCTCGCGGTCATGGCGTCCACCAGAGCGTTGATGGACCAGGCCGGGGGCAGGAGCTGGCGGCGGTGGAAGCGCTTGAGGTCGATGCCGTCAACGAAGGTGGCGGCATAGCCCTGCTCGTCCTGCTTGAACATCCAGTAGGGGTGGTGCTTGCCCTGGATGCGGTCCACGGTGCGCACGGAGTCGCAGCCGCTCTCGAAGAGGAGCTTCAGGACCGCGCTGACGTGCTCCGGGCGCTTGAGCGGCGTGGTGCAGCGAAGGTTCACCAGGGCGTCTGGCCGGAAGCCCTCGTTCTCTTCGAGCCACTGCAGCAGATGGACGAAGACCGGGGCGTCCGGGGTGTCGTCCTGGGCCAGTTCTGCCGGGCGCAGGAAGGGGACCTCGGCTCCGTGCTCGCGGGCCGCATCCGCGATTTCGGGGTCGTCGGTGCTCACGATCACGCGCTGGACGTCCGGGCAGTCGAGCCCGGCCCGGATGGCCCAGGCGATGAGCGGCCTGCCGCCCAGGTCGGCCAGGTTCTTGCGCGGGATGGACTTGGAGCCGCCGCGCGCGGGGATGACGGCGATGGCGGTCGCGGAGCAGCTCATGGGGCCTCTCTGTTATCGAACCCTGGGTAAGCGTGGCGGGCCAGGGGGAGGCCGGTCAGCGCTTGCAGGCGTATGTTCTCGGCAGCGTAGGCATCGGCTATGGCCTGGCTGGAAGCGGCATGGTTTCCGTGCCTCAGGAGAGGCTCCATGGTTGCGAAGAGCGGCTCCAGACGGGTTAGGATGTTTTGCGCGGTTGCCCGCAAGACGTTAGGCGCACGCGGAGGGGCGGTTTGTTTGTCGGGATGGATGCCTAGGTCATCCAGGGTGAGGGACTCCCCGCGAACGACCTTGATCGGCGAGCGGAGGCATGCGTTGTCCGGATCGCACGGTGCGGGGGGGGTGAGGCGGTTGAGCCAGAACTGCGCCACCTTGGAGAGGGTGCTCATGGACTTGTTGACGACGCAAAAGGGCGGGGACTCCTTGGCGCGTTCGGGATCAAGATTGAGGAATGCGAGAATGGAGGCAAGGAAAGCCTGAGGTGTTGCCTGAAAGTCTTCATAAAGCAGCACGAGCACGTTCTCGGGGCCGAAGGCCCGGAAGTAGGCCTCCACCATGGTGGCGTAGCGGAATTTGCCGTTACGCACGAGGGTCTGCATGTAATTCCTGTAGGAAAGACGCCCCCTGCATTTGACGTAGGTCCAATAGAGGGAAGGCACCGCAGTGCGTTGGTTGCGAAGGCAGATGATGGCCTTGGCGGGAAGTCCGAGTTGGGCGAGTCGGGCTGCCGTTTCCGGGGCGTCGAACAGGAAATCGCCGGAGAGGCCTTCCTGGGAAAACAGGGCCGTGCCCTGGCGGGTAAGATCATCAGCCAGTGTGGGGAAGTAGTGCTTCTGGAGCCAAGTGGTGGCTGTTTTGTGGTAGCCCACGTGGTAGACGCGCTGGGCTGGGTCTGGATTGGTCTGTATGTAGGGAGCCATGGCTAGGTTCTGGAATGGCGTTGAATGTTCGCTGGATGAGTGGTCGTGTCGAATGCTCTCAGTGAATCATGAATGAAGGTAGTGCACCGCGTCGTGAGCAGGAACGCCGTGGTAAGGAACCGATGATCGGGGGTTCCAGATCAGCCTTGGCTGTCGGCTTGGTTTGTCCGCGGCAGAGAGCACCAGACCGGACTTTTCTCGATGGCGACGGTGAAGTTGAACGGGAGGTATCCGTGACGGAGTTCCACTTTCGGCGAGAGCGTCTGGATGGCGAAGTTCATGATCTCGGCAGGATCAATGTAGTACATTGTTTCCTCCTGGAGATTGACGTGCGTTGAGATGGCGTTAAAGATGGTTTTGAACTTGCACAAGTCGTACATTTTGGAGATGAAAGACTTCACGAAGTCCATGTCCTGTCCGATGTTCAAATTGAATACGCCGCTCATGATGACGATATCATGCTGTTCTATGTGCTGCGTGAGCATGTCCCTGTGGAGGAACTCGTAGCCAGGGTATGTCGCGCGCGCCTCCTGGAGAAGAGGCTCGTGAATGTCCACGCCTGTGTAGCTTCCCGTGAATCCCATGTAGTTGAGGAAGAGGAGAAACTCACCGTTTCCGCATCCGATATCGAGAATCGAGCATTGATGTGATGGAATGCTGCGGTAGATTTCGGCGAAGCGGAGATATTGGCGGTTCGCGTCGTCCCATTGGACTCGAGAATGTCTTGGGCCGCCTCCGGTGAAGGACTTGTCGAACAACACGTTGGAACGGTCTAGCAGCGGTTGGTGCATGGAGTCGCCCGGGGTTGAAGGATTTGGGCGCGGCGCTCGCCTGCCGGAAGCCGTTCAATCAGTCGGAGCACGGCCTGGAGTCGTGCGCGACGCGTTGGGCGTTCCCTCCAAAAGGGGGGGGACGATCGTCTGAATGCGACATCCACCAATTTGTGGTACACGAAAAGACTCGTGTGAACCCGACGCGGAAGGCCGACAAGGCATGGACGAGGCGCTATGGCATTGGGTACACTCTTGTCCGTGTGGTCGTGGCGTCGTGTCCGCGGAGAGCGGCAACCGTGGCCAATCCCTGACACGAAATCCGGTTATCAGAGAGTTCCGAGCGGTGCAAGGGCGGGTTGGGGGCCGCAAACCCGGGCGCTGGCGGTCACCGGGTGGCGGAATCATCGCTGGGGTCTGTCGTTGAGGATGTTCTCCACCACCTGGTTGTATTCGGCGTGGAGCCGCTTGCGATTGAAGAAGTGCGAGAAGTAGGTGTAGCTGTCTCCGCGCAGGTGGGTAAGGTGGCATTCGCTCAGCACACGCAACAGCGG includes:
- a CDS encoding class I SAM-dependent methyltransferase codes for the protein MHQPLLDRSNVLFDKSFTGGGPRHSRVQWDDANRQYLRFAEIYRSIPSHQCSILDIGCGNGEFLLFLNYMGFTGSYTGVDIHEPLLQEARATYPGYEFLHRDMLTQHIEQHDIVIMSGVFNLNIGQDMDFVKSFISKMYDLCKFKTIFNAISTHVNLQEETMYYIDPAEIMNFAIQTLSPKVELRHGYLPFNFTVAIEKSPVWCSLPRTNQADSQG